CGGTCATTTCTGCAAGTCGACATTAGCCACTCTGCTTGACTGAACAATCAGCAATTATGATTTCCTCCCATCACCATGCCGACCGCGAAGAAGAAGACTGCAGCCTCGAAATCGGCTAAGGCCAGCACCCCCAAGGGGAAATCCCCCTCTGTAGCATCTGCTAAAACGGTCGCGAAGGCCGGTAAGGCAGGCAATCAAGCGGTCGGCAAGCCGACCCAGTCGGCCAATCTCGGCTTTGAAGCAACACTCTTTAAAGCCGCCGACAAGCTGCGCAACAATATGGATGCGGCGGAGTACAAGCATGTTGTGCTCGGGCTGATCTTTCTCAAGTATATTTCTGACGCGTTTCAAGAGAAGCATGACCAGCTTGTGGCTGAGCAGGCGCAGGGGGCTGACCCTGAAGATCGCGACGAGTACAAGGCCGACAATATCTTCTGGGTGCCGAAAGAGGCGCGGTGGTCGTTCATACAGGCGAAGGCGAAGATGCCAGAGATTGGCAAGCTGCTCGACGATGCGATGGATGCGATTGAGCATGACAACGAATCGCTCAAGGGCGTGTTGCCGAAGAACTATGCGCGCCCGGCGCTCGACAAGCAGCGGCTCGGCGAGCTGATCGACCTCATTGCCACGATTGGCCTTGGTCGCAAAGAGAATAAGTCGAAGGACATTCTCGGCCGGGTGTATGAATACTTTCTGTCAGAGTTTGCCAGCGCAGAGGGCAAGAAGGGCGGCCAGTTCTATACGCCGCGCTGTGTGGTGCAGACGCTGGTGACGATGCTCGCGCCGTACAAAGGGCGTGTCTATGACCCGTGCTGTGGTTCGGGCGGCATGTTCGTGCAGAGTGAAAAGTTCATCGAAGAACATGGCGGCAAGCTGGGTGACATTTCGGTCTATGGTCAGGAGTCGAACTCGACCACGTGGCGGCTCGCCAAGATGAACCTCGCGATTCGCGGCATCGACTCGAACCTCGGGCAGCAGTGGGCTGATACGTTTCGCAATGACCAGCACAAAGACCTCAAGGCAGACTATGTGCTGGCAAACCCGCCGTTCAATGATTCTGACTGGGGTGGCGAACACCTGCGCGAAGATGTGCGCTGGCAATACGGCACACCGCCGTCGGGCAATGCTAACTTTGCCTGGGTGCAGCATTTCATTCATCACCTGTCGCCGACGGGTCAGGCAGGCTTTGTGCTCGCGAATGGTTCGATGAGCTCGCAGTCATCGGGCGAAGGCGAGATTCGCAAGGCCATCGTCGAAGCCGACTTGGTGGATTGCATGGTTGCCCTGCCAGGGCAGCTGTTCTATTCGACGCAGATTCCTG
The sequence above is a segment of the Turneriella parva DSM 21527 genome. Coding sequences within it:
- a CDS encoding type I restriction-modification system subunit M — encoded protein: MPTAKKKTAASKSAKASTPKGKSPSVASAKTVAKAGKAGNQAVGKPTQSANLGFEATLFKAADKLRNNMDAAEYKHVVLGLIFLKYISDAFQEKHDQLVAEQAQGADPEDRDEYKADNIFWVPKEARWSFIQAKAKMPEIGKLLDDAMDAIEHDNESLKGVLPKNYARPALDKQRLGELIDLIATIGLGRKENKSKDILGRVYEYFLSEFASAEGKKGGQFYTPRCVVQTLVTMLAPYKGRVYDPCCGSGGMFVQSEKFIEEHGGKLGDISVYGQESNSTTWRLAKMNLAIRGIDSNLGQQWADTFRNDQHKDLKADYVLANPPFNDSDWGGEHLREDVRWQYGTPPSGNANFAWVQHFIHHLSPTGQAGFVLANGSMSSQSSGEGEIRKAIVEADLVDCMVALPGQLFYSTQIPVCLWFLTRDKRGTSTALSDRKYRDRRNEVLFIDARKMGAMIDRAHRELTDADIEKIAGTYHAWRGDTSASPRLRSGSAEGRLLSGAEAPAKYADVPGFCKSATLDEIREHNYVLTPGRYVGAEDVEEDDEAFEDKMQRLTQQLYAQMAEGEKLDTVIKKNLKELGFVG